A single Blastococcus colisei DNA region contains:
- the mobF gene encoding MobF family relaxase: MSLHKLSAGDGYAYLTRQVAAMDSTERGHGGLGDYYSTRGESPGIWAGAGLAGLQGVEPGQPVSEEQMQALFGHGRHPNAAALERAAAASGRDRGEAAAAAALGRAFPVFATAADGFRARCAAEFGAVNAAAGLPAGAPVPADERARIRTEVGRAMFAEVHGRLPVDARELSGFIARASRPATTAVAGYDLTFSPVKSVSALWALAPREIAQRVETAHQAAVADTLSWLEKEACFTRTGTAGIRQVETTGFIAATFTHRDSRAGDPELHTHVAVSNKVQTRDGKWLALDGRVLHKANVAASERYNTRLEAHLVAGLGVAFADRSGTEAGKRPVREIVGVDARLLTAWSARRRAINARRGDLAAVFEADHGRPPTAVEAIGLAQQATLETRDTKHEPRSLGQQREAWRREASGLIGGPPGIARMLDRVLAPHRPTPSPRATDTWVRKAAERLLETVSGQRATWQFWHVQAEAERVVRGAGIAPNDVDTAVTLLASEALSPGRSMPLGDRDPVEEPAELRRIDGASVYTVAGSRLYTSQAVLDAEHLLVAAAGRTDGRRAEPTAVEWALLESAANGVVLNPGQAHLVRQLATSGTRLQLALAPAGSGKTTALAVLSRAWTDGGGTVVGLAPTAVAAAGLGQQLVGHCDTLAKLTWHLRTDGQLSGAVPGWISGIGPGTMVIVDEAGMAGTVDLATAVDFVLGRGGSVRLVGDDQQLAAVAAGGALRDIADTHGATTLSQLTRFHDPAEGAATLAIRAGETAGLGFYLDHGRVHVGDEATAADQAYAAWAADHTAGVNAVMLAPTRELVAGLNARARADRLTATGTPAGREVELADGNRASTGDLLVSRRNDRALPITRTDWVKNGDRWTVTKVHRSGAITAAHAGTGRRVTLPAAYVREHVGLGYASTVHGAQGITADTCHTVVTGTETRQLLYVAVTRGRGANHLYVTTAGDGDPHAIITPHAVRPPTATDLLTAALARDGAPRSAASTGRELTDPATRLQDAAARYRDALGVAAETALGPAGIAALDAAAEQVRPGLSQAPGWRTLRDRLALLAVAGHDPITALRQAAGGRELDSAADPAAVLDWRLDPTSGQDRPAGPLPWLPAVLAALAGHPEWGPYLAARAGHVTSHAGRVIEEAATWTPTTAPAWAARLTETEHAGLRGQLAVWRAATGVPPADRRPTGPPQLAAAERRHQRRLDAAVTTVLGAAGAAARSWAAVADSIDPRISHDEHWTDLADRLTTADRAGIDVASLLIAVTGERPLPDDLPAAALWWRLSAHLSPAALTSDGLDAATLHPAWIAALGDAVTPERAQRVVADPAWPALVAAVTTGTRGGWDPAELITAAASGLPQRGGPRMPSGDLAAALVFRVSMLTDPTPVTVDEPLPADLRPPDDVHLLAPAADPETATVIDRWPTGALDVDVEPPFDPDFDRVPPDTADDTAPRDRGLPYVTPDPFARNETPGDSDPADYLLEEHFWATATVGRQRLIELNQQAVEYFADRYPDSWAPAYLQSRLGTDLTGDTRFSPGYAPAGWTTLTDHLRSDGATDEEILAAGLGVRARTGRVIDRFRDRLTFPIHGPDGAVHGFIGRRNPARDDAGPKYLNTAGTDLFSKGAQLFGLHEGGDALAAGAAPVLVEGPLDAIATTLAGDCTYVGVATLGTAFNDRQADQLLPYLGGRSGIVVATIVATDADTAGQQAAERSYWQLAARGDDPRRLPMSEGYDPADILSTGGPGALRELLDESGSLAEHLIDRMITATPADPVGAATTIHAAAEIIAALPPTRWLHHADRVTAALQKAPGSVHQAVLNADHARKLDPAGQTQAGRRTTAYDLLPTPKSVFEPPVPLPIQQNYPATASTPDRRSDGHDSPPSLSKDRDRPTGMER, encoded by the coding sequence ATGTCGCTGCATAAGCTGTCGGCGGGGGACGGTTACGCGTACCTCACCCGGCAGGTCGCGGCGATGGATTCCACCGAGCGAGGCCATGGCGGGCTCGGCGACTACTACTCGACGCGGGGCGAGTCGCCGGGGATATGGGCCGGTGCCGGGCTGGCCGGGCTGCAGGGTGTGGAGCCGGGACAGCCGGTGAGTGAAGAGCAGATGCAGGCTTTGTTCGGCCACGGCCGACATCCCAACGCCGCCGCACTCGAACGGGCGGCTGCTGCCTCCGGTCGAGACCGTGGGGAGGCAGCGGCCGCCGCCGCGCTGGGCCGGGCGTTCCCGGTCTTCGCCACTGCTGCGGACGGGTTCCGGGCCCGTTGTGCGGCGGAGTTCGGGGCGGTGAACGCCGCGGCCGGGCTCCCCGCCGGCGCGCCGGTGCCAGCCGACGAGCGTGCCCGGATCCGCACCGAGGTCGGCCGGGCCATGTTCGCCGAGGTGCACGGCCGCCTACCGGTGGATGCGCGGGAGCTGTCGGGATTCATCGCCCGCGCGTCCCGCCCGGCGACCACCGCGGTCGCCGGCTACGACCTGACGTTCTCCCCGGTGAAGTCGGTGTCCGCCCTCTGGGCACTGGCCCCGAGGGAGATCGCCCAGCGCGTCGAGACAGCGCACCAGGCCGCGGTCGCCGACACCCTGTCCTGGCTGGAGAAGGAAGCGTGCTTCACCCGCACGGGGACGGCCGGCATCCGGCAGGTCGAGACCACCGGATTCATCGCAGCGACGTTCACCCACCGCGACTCCCGGGCCGGGGACCCCGAACTGCACACCCACGTCGCGGTGTCCAACAAGGTGCAGACCCGCGACGGAAAGTGGCTGGCGCTGGACGGGCGGGTCCTGCACAAGGCCAACGTCGCGGCCTCCGAGCGGTACAACACCCGCCTCGAAGCGCACCTGGTCGCCGGCCTCGGCGTCGCATTCGCCGACCGCTCCGGCACTGAGGCGGGCAAGCGGCCGGTGCGGGAGATCGTCGGCGTCGACGCCCGGCTGTTGACCGCCTGGTCGGCCCGTCGACGGGCGATCAACGCCCGCCGCGGCGACCTCGCGGCCGTGTTCGAGGCCGATCACGGACGCCCACCGACGGCGGTGGAGGCGATCGGGTTGGCGCAGCAGGCCACGCTGGAGACACGTGACACCAAGCACGAACCGCGGTCACTGGGGCAGCAGCGAGAAGCGTGGCGGCGGGAGGCGAGCGGCCTGATCGGCGGGCCACCCGGCATCGCCCGGATGCTCGACCGCGTCCTCGCCCCGCACCGCCCCACTCCCTCGCCACGGGCAACCGATACCTGGGTGCGCAAGGCGGCCGAGCGGCTGCTGGAGACGGTCTCCGGGCAGCGGGCCACCTGGCAGTTCTGGCACGTCCAGGCAGAGGCCGAGCGGGTCGTCCGCGGCGCCGGTATCGCCCCGAACGACGTCGACACCGCCGTCACCCTCCTTGCCTCCGAAGCCCTGTCCCCCGGTCGTTCCATGCCGCTGGGCGACCGCGATCCGGTCGAGGAGCCGGCCGAACTGCGCCGCATCGACGGTGCCAGCGTCTACACCGTCGCCGGCTCCCGGCTCTACACCTCCCAGGCCGTCCTGGACGCCGAGCACCTGCTGGTGGCCGCCGCCGGGCGCACCGACGGCCGCCGCGCCGAGCCCACGGCCGTGGAGTGGGCGTTGCTCGAGTCGGCGGCCAACGGCGTCGTCCTCAACCCCGGCCAAGCCCACCTCGTGCGCCAGCTGGCCACCTCCGGCACCCGTTTGCAGTTGGCACTCGCCCCCGCGGGATCGGGAAAGACCACCGCCCTGGCGGTGCTGTCCCGGGCGTGGACCGACGGCGGAGGCACCGTGGTCGGCCTCGCACCCACCGCGGTCGCCGCGGCCGGACTCGGGCAGCAACTGGTCGGGCACTGTGACACCCTCGCCAAACTCACCTGGCACCTGCGCACCGACGGCCAGCTGTCCGGGGCCGTCCCGGGATGGATCAGCGGCATCGGCCCGGGCACGATGGTCATCGTCGATGAGGCCGGGATGGCCGGCACCGTCGACCTCGCCACCGCCGTCGACTTCGTCCTCGGCCGCGGGGGCAGCGTGCGGCTGGTCGGCGACGACCAGCAACTCGCCGCGGTCGCCGCAGGCGGGGCGCTGCGCGACATCGCCGACACCCACGGCGCGACCACCCTCTCCCAGCTGACCCGCTTCCACGACCCCGCTGAAGGGGCCGCGACCCTCGCGATCCGGGCCGGGGAGACCGCCGGATTGGGGTTCTACCTCGACCACGGTCGGGTGCACGTCGGTGATGAGGCGACCGCCGCCGACCAGGCCTACGCCGCCTGGGCCGCCGACCACACCGCCGGCGTGAACGCGGTGATGCTCGCCCCCACCCGAGAACTGGTGGCCGGGTTGAACGCCCGCGCCCGCGCCGACCGACTCACCGCGACCGGCACGCCCGCCGGCCGGGAGGTAGAACTCGCGGACGGAAACCGGGCCAGCACCGGGGACCTGCTGGTCAGCCGCCGCAACGACCGTGCCCTGCCCATCACGCGCACGGACTGGGTGAAGAACGGGGACCGGTGGACCGTGACCAAGGTGCACCGCAGCGGTGCTATCACCGCCGCCCACGCCGGCACCGGCCGCCGGGTCACCCTGCCCGCCGCCTACGTACGGGAGCACGTCGGGCTGGGCTACGCCTCCACGGTGCACGGCGCCCAAGGAATCACCGCCGACACCTGCCACACCGTGGTCACCGGCACCGAGACTCGACAGCTGCTGTACGTGGCGGTGACCCGCGGCCGCGGTGCCAACCACCTCTACGTCACCACCGCCGGAGACGGCGACCCGCACGCCATCATCACCCCGCACGCAGTCCGGCCACCCACCGCGACCGACCTGCTCACCGCCGCCCTCGCCCGCGACGGGGCGCCGCGTTCCGCGGCGAGCACCGGCCGCGAGCTCACCGACCCGGCCACCCGGCTACAGGACGCCGCGGCCCGCTACCGGGACGCCCTCGGTGTCGCCGCCGAAACCGCACTCGGCCCGGCGGGCATCGCCGCGCTGGACGCCGCCGCCGAACAGGTACGGCCAGGCCTCAGCCAGGCGCCGGGGTGGCGGACCCTGCGCGACCGCCTGGCGCTACTCGCCGTCGCCGGCCACGACCCGATCACCGCGCTGCGGCAGGCGGCCGGCGGCCGGGAGCTGGACAGCGCCGCCGATCCGGCTGCAGTGTTGGACTGGCGCCTGGATCCCACCAGCGGTCAAGACCGGCCCGCTGGTCCGCTGCCCTGGCTGCCCGCAGTCCTGGCAGCGCTGGCCGGCCACCCGGAGTGGGGTCCCTACCTCGCCGCCCGCGCCGGGCACGTCACGAGCCACGCCGGCCGAGTCATCGAGGAAGCGGCGACGTGGACGCCGACCACCGCACCGGCCTGGGCGGCACGGCTGACCGAAACGGAGCACGCGGGGCTGCGAGGGCAGCTGGCGGTGTGGCGGGCCGCGACCGGCGTTCCCCCGGCTGACCGGCGACCCACCGGTCCCCCACAGCTTGCCGCCGCCGAGCGGCGACACCAACGCCGGCTGGACGCCGCCGTCACGACTGTGCTGGGGGCGGCGGGCGCGGCCGCCCGCTCCTGGGCAGCGGTGGCCGACAGCATCGATCCACGGATCAGCCACGACGAGCACTGGACCGACCTGGCCGATCGGCTCACGACGGCCGACCGTGCCGGAATCGACGTCGCCAGCCTGCTGATCGCCGTGACCGGCGAGCGGCCGCTGCCCGACGACCTGCCTGCCGCCGCCCTGTGGTGGCGGCTGTCGGCGCACCTGTCCCCCGCTGCTCTCACCAGCGACGGGCTCGACGCGGCCACGCTGCACCCTGCCTGGATCGCCGCGCTCGGGGACGCGGTGACGCCCGAGCGCGCGCAGCGGGTGGTGGCCGACCCGGCCTGGCCGGCCCTGGTCGCCGCGGTCACCACCGGTACCCGCGGCGGCTGGGATCCCGCCGAGCTGATCACCGCAGCGGCCAGCGGCCTTCCCCAACGCGGCGGCCCACGGATGCCGTCGGGCGATCTCGCCGCCGCCCTGGTCTTCCGGGTGTCGATGCTCACCGACCCCACCCCGGTCACGGTCGACGAACCTCTGCCGGCCGACCTACGACCGCCCGACGACGTGCACCTGCTGGCACCCGCAGCCGATCCTGAGACGGCGACGGTGATCGACCGGTGGCCGACCGGGGCGCTCGACGTGGACGTGGAGCCGCCGTTCGACCCCGACTTCGACCGCGTGCCCCCCGACACGGCCGACGACACCGCACCCCGCGACCGTGGCCTCCCGTATGTGACGCCCGACCCCTTCGCCAGGAACGAGACCCCAGGCGACTCGGACCCTGCCGACTATCTACTTGAGGAGCACTTCTGGGCCACCGCCACCGTCGGTCGCCAGCGCTTGATCGAGCTGAACCAGCAGGCCGTCGAGTACTTCGCCGACCGCTACCCCGACTCCTGGGCGCCGGCCTACCTGCAAAGCCGGCTCGGCACCGACCTGACCGGCGACACGAGATTCAGCCCCGGCTACGCGCCCGCCGGCTGGACCACGCTCACCGACCACCTACGCTCCGACGGCGCCACAGACGAGGAGATCCTGGCCGCCGGACTCGGCGTCCGGGCGCGCACTGGCCGGGTCATCGACCGGTTCCGCGACCGGCTCACCTTTCCCATCCACGGCCCCGACGGCGCAGTCCACGGGTTCATCGGGCGCCGCAATCCAGCCCGCGACGATGCCGGACCTAAGTACCTGAACACTGCCGGCACCGATCTGTTCAGTAAGGGCGCGCAGCTGTTCGGCCTGCACGAAGGCGGCGATGCGCTGGCCGCCGGCGCCGCCCCCGTGCTCGTCGAGGGACCATTGGACGCGATCGCGACCACCCTCGCAGGCGATTGCACCTACGTCGGCGTCGCCACCCTGGGAACCGCGTTCAACGACCGGCAAGCTGACCAACTGCTCCCCTACCTTGGCGGGCGGTCCGGCATCGTCGTTGCGACCATCGTCGCGACCGACGCCGACACAGCCGGACAGCAAGCGGCCGAACGCTCGTACTGGCAGCTCGCCGCCCGCGGCGACGACCCCCGCCGGCTGCCCATGTCCGAGGGGTACGACCCTGCCGACATCCTGAGCACCGGCGGCCCAGGTGCGCTCCGCGAGTTGCTGGATGAGTCCGGCAGCCTGGCCGAACACCTCATCGACCGGATGATCACCGCTACGCCCGCCGATCCCGTGGGGGCCGCAACGACCATCCACGCCGCTGCCGAGATCATCGCTGCGCTGCCGCCGACCCGATGGCTGCACCACGCCGACCGGGTCACCGCTGCGCTTCAGAAAGCGCCGGGAAGCGTCCACCAAGCCGTCCTGAACGCCGACCACGCCCGGAAACTCGACCCCGCTGGGCAGACCCAAGCGGGAAGGCGCACCACCGCCTATGACCTCTTGCCCACACCCAAGTCGGTCTTCGAGCCACCCGTCCCCTTGCCGATCCAGCAGAATTACCCGGCCACGGCCTCCACGCCAGACCGGCGCTCCGACGGCCATGACTCACCACCGTCCCTCAGCAAGGACCGCGACCGGCCCACCGGCATGGAACGGTGA
- a CDS encoding DEAD/DEAH box helicase family protein, which produces MQEDETEFMRVAAAAQYVGVSAQTLRRWDRDGRLPAVKRPGSSHRYFRRADLEEFRLEYRRAQDAAGKVSIFATANADIEANDLLREPQRQAHKAVREHFASSNEPGILQIPVGCGKTGIMSTLPFGIAEGRVLVITPNLTIRKGVQAALDVTSRECFWTKMRVLSDFTAGPWTAVLDGPAANVHDAIESDFVVTNVQQLASSADRWLPKFPPDFFDMILVDEGHHAPAESWQKVFRRFPEAKVVSLTATPFRADEKQMHGKLLYKFSFTKAMVNGYIKQIHSRNVAPAELYFTYSDDTSVKHTLEEVLELREEAWFRRGVALSPECNRHIVEASIQQCNAMRAATGVKHQVIAAACSVDHARQVAALYVECGYRAAEIHSDMDEDEQEAVLERLRTGALDCIVQVQMLGEGFDHPRLSVGAIFRPFRSLAPYIQFVGRVMRVIQESKPEHPDNQGHVVSHVGLNNDERWSEFRELDLDDQELIHGWVAGNEDDAEPAESTGEPQSRRFDQGMLVNSEILSNFIDQAYLDPTDDRVLEEMLAKEVAPGLKIGDFTTLEQLRTALLAKQAERPSDVPTAIPVSPQRRRQSARKRLNQRVGSVANRVLDGLNLPRQGRQLAKIVKGPMGPNTQIVTRLLNKAVSDEVGVDREQASADDLERAYTKLDAIADEVRDDIAAKL; this is translated from the coding sequence GTGCAAGAGGACGAGACCGAGTTCATGCGTGTGGCCGCGGCCGCCCAGTACGTGGGCGTGTCCGCCCAGACGCTGCGGCGCTGGGACCGCGATGGGCGGCTCCCGGCGGTAAAGCGGCCGGGCAGCAGTCACCGCTACTTCCGGCGGGCGGACCTGGAAGAGTTCCGACTGGAGTACCGCCGTGCGCAGGACGCGGCCGGAAAGGTGTCGATCTTCGCGACCGCTAACGCGGACATCGAGGCAAACGACCTCCTGCGCGAGCCGCAGCGGCAGGCGCACAAGGCGGTACGGGAACACTTCGCGTCCTCCAACGAGCCCGGCATCCTGCAGATCCCGGTGGGCTGCGGGAAGACCGGCATCATGTCGACCCTGCCGTTCGGCATCGCTGAGGGTCGGGTGCTCGTGATCACGCCGAATCTGACGATCCGCAAAGGCGTGCAGGCGGCACTGGACGTCACGAGCCGGGAGTGCTTCTGGACGAAAATGCGCGTCCTGTCGGACTTTACGGCGGGCCCGTGGACTGCGGTGCTGGACGGGCCGGCGGCGAATGTGCACGACGCCATCGAGAGCGACTTCGTCGTGACGAACGTGCAGCAGCTCGCAAGTAGTGCCGACCGGTGGCTGCCGAAATTCCCGCCCGACTTCTTCGACATGATCCTGGTAGACGAGGGCCACCACGCCCCGGCGGAGAGCTGGCAGAAGGTCTTCCGGCGGTTCCCGGAAGCGAAGGTGGTCAGCCTGACCGCGACGCCGTTCCGGGCCGACGAGAAGCAGATGCACGGCAAACTGCTGTACAAGTTCTCGTTCACCAAGGCGATGGTGAACGGCTACATCAAGCAGATCCACTCCCGGAACGTCGCGCCGGCCGAGCTGTACTTCACCTACAGCGACGACACCTCCGTCAAACACACCCTGGAGGAGGTTCTCGAGCTACGCGAGGAGGCATGGTTCCGGCGCGGTGTCGCCCTGAGCCCGGAGTGCAACCGGCACATCGTCGAAGCCAGCATCCAGCAGTGCAATGCGATGCGCGCCGCCACCGGAGTGAAGCACCAAGTGATCGCGGCGGCGTGCTCAGTCGACCACGCCCGGCAGGTTGCCGCGCTATATGTGGAGTGCGGGTACCGGGCGGCGGAAATCCACTCTGACATGGACGAAGACGAGCAGGAGGCGGTCCTCGAGCGGCTGCGGACCGGTGCGCTGGACTGCATCGTGCAGGTCCAGATGCTTGGCGAGGGGTTCGACCACCCGAGGTTGAGCGTCGGGGCGATCTTCCGGCCGTTCCGTTCGCTGGCGCCGTACATCCAGTTCGTCGGCCGGGTCATGCGGGTGATTCAGGAGAGCAAGCCCGAGCACCCCGACAACCAGGGGCACGTGGTGTCGCACGTCGGTCTGAACAACGATGAGCGATGGTCGGAGTTCCGTGAACTCGACCTGGACGACCAGGAGCTCATCCACGGGTGGGTCGCCGGGAACGAGGACGATGCCGAGCCGGCAGAGTCGACCGGCGAGCCGCAGTCCCGGCGGTTCGACCAGGGCATGCTGGTGAACAGCGAGATCCTGAGCAACTTCATCGACCAGGCCTACCTGGACCCGACCGATGACCGGGTGCTTGAGGAAATGCTGGCCAAGGAGGTCGCTCCGGGGCTGAAGATCGGTGACTTCACCACGCTGGAACAGCTGCGGACAGCGCTGCTGGCGAAGCAGGCCGAGCGGCCGTCCGACGTCCCGACCGCTATCCCAGTGTCTCCACAGCGTCGCCGTCAGTCGGCCCGCAAGCGGCTGAACCAACGGGTCGGGTCGGTCGCAAACCGGGTCCTGGATGGCTTGAATCTCCCCCGGCAGGGGCGGCAGCTCGCGAAGATCGTAAAGGGCCCGATGGGCCCGAACACACAGATCGTGACGCGGCTGCTGAACAAGGCGGTGTCCGACGAGGTCGGGGTGGACCGGGAGCAGGCGTCCGCCGATGACCTCGAACGCGCGTACACCAAGCTCGACGCCATCGCCGACGAGGTCCGTGACGACATCGCAGCCAAGCTGTAG
- a CDS encoding hemerythrin domain-containing protein, producing MTERETTRLIAWSRELRQVHERLRAALALTRNALTDGAPGQAATRDLMLYCRGFCSALDGHHRGEDRTLFPAIAAAHPDLVSVLRSPKQDHSMIAHLLRSLRVATERAAPLAELDRHIEGIAAVMENLFRYEERQLLTVLETLDLDAETGESLGPL from the coding sequence GTGACTGAGCGCGAGACGACCAGGCTGATCGCCTGGAGCCGAGAGTTGCGTCAGGTGCACGAACGTCTGCGAGCAGCCCTGGCACTCACCCGCAACGCCCTAACAGACGGTGCGCCGGGGCAGGCAGCCACCCGTGACCTGATGCTGTACTGCCGCGGGTTCTGCTCCGCTCTCGACGGACACCACCGCGGCGAGGACCGCACCTTGTTCCCGGCCATCGCGGCTGCCCATCCCGACCTTGTTTCCGTGTTGCGCTCCCCGAAGCAGGATCACTCGATGATCGCCCACCTGCTTCGGAGCCTGCGGGTGGCCACCGAGCGAGCTGCGCCGCTGGCGGAGCTGGACCGACACATCGAGGGGATCGCCGCGGTGATGGAGAACCTCTTCCGCTACGAGGAGCGCCAGCTGCTCACAGTGCTCGAGACCCTCGACTTGGACGCCGAGACGGGCGAGTCGCTGGGACCGCTGTGA
- a CDS encoding DUF2188 domain-containing protein yields the protein MAKPSVETYNEDGQWKSRRQGSDRAFAVGGTKAEQQAQGREAAKRDGVEHVIKNLDGTIGQKNSYGNDTSPPKG from the coding sequence ATGGCCAAGCCGAGCGTCGAAACCTACAACGAAGACGGTCAGTGGAAGAGCCGGCGCCAAGGCAGCGATCGCGCCTTCGCCGTCGGCGGCACCAAGGCCGAACAGCAGGCCCAGGGGCGCGAAGCTGCCAAGCGCGACGGCGTCGAGCATGTCATCAAGAACCTTGACGGCACGATCGGCCAGAAGAACAGCTACGGCAACGACACCTCCCCGCCCAAGGGCTGA
- a CDS encoding TIGR02391 family protein: MTWGVPLDAEKALNWPVDRVALHLLAGFKRGGEQHWHNFLNSAAQAYQRNGFPAQDSHRITQALAEAYDWLIIHGLLSGIPGKGEWLFITRRGLGVLDADDGLTLIRAEARLDVDLHPRIATRVRTQFLLGEYELAALAAMREVEIRVRELAGAQARDIGVGLMRQAFKPEGGPLTDATADKGEQEALSALFAGAIGVFKNPVSHRQVDYEDPTLASEVVLLADLLLRILDTRSG; this comes from the coding sequence ATGACCTGGGGGGTGCCGCTGGACGCCGAGAAGGCACTCAACTGGCCAGTCGACCGCGTCGCGCTGCACCTACTGGCCGGCTTCAAACGCGGCGGCGAGCAGCACTGGCACAACTTCCTAAACTCCGCCGCACAGGCCTACCAGCGCAATGGCTTCCCGGCGCAGGATTCTCACCGGATCACCCAGGCACTCGCCGAGGCTTATGACTGGCTCATCATTCACGGGCTGTTGTCCGGCATCCCCGGCAAGGGCGAATGGCTGTTCATCACCCGCAGGGGGCTCGGCGTCTTGGACGCGGACGATGGGCTCACGCTCATCCGGGCCGAGGCCCGGCTTGACGTAGACCTCCATCCCCGAATCGCCACCAGGGTTCGCACACAGTTCCTGCTTGGCGAGTATGAGCTCGCAGCCCTCGCCGCCATGAGAGAAGTCGAGATTCGCGTACGGGAGTTGGCCGGAGCCCAAGCGCGCGACATCGGTGTAGGGCTGATGCGGCAGGCCTTCAAGCCGGAGGGCGGCCCGCTAACCGACGCCACAGCGGACAAGGGCGAGCAGGAGGCGCTGTCAGCGCTGTTCGCCGGGGCGATCGGCGTCTTCAAGAACCCCGTGAGCCATCGCCAGGTCGACTACGAGGACCCGACGTTGGCGTCCGAAGTCGTCCTCTTGGCCGACCTGCTGCTGCGCATCCTCGACACGCGGAGCGGCTGA
- a CDS encoding exonuclease domain-containing protein gives METTGLSANSHRILEMAIVRTDSGGRVLDEWVCRFDPEGPVGATHIHGIRDADVMGAPRFAHVLPEISTRLAGAAIAGHNVTFDLAFLRTEYARAGWALPHLPAACTLEHSWDHLPHLNRRRLADCCDAVGISLHRAHSALHDARATARLLANYLDPTFGRPPRRELLDLPHQGWAVAWPTAPGGVRPPAAGLPIQAQRKIATWAAAPPAPSLVTLLEDFRLADALDEGAPEGSLAYLELLAEVLEDGVLTDDERAALVDVASIYDLDGDAVHAAHRGFLLALAHLALDDGKVSRAEKAELTATAEMIDVSAKLVTVTLDAAEAARRERLSAGLRPLPADWALGDPLRVGDKVAFTGCEWTVRERLELRAEKLGVRVMNNVSSRTALLVTDGSFCGGKADEAAGHGTRCIHPDEFAVLLKHLQPAVKKARAPFPRPRTAGNTTVRSPAPRPAAAGIALETHAAISPAAVRAWARANGHEVGQRGRLPAELVEAYHRAHEATGQA, from the coding sequence GTGGAGACCACCGGCCTGTCGGCGAACAGCCACCGCATCCTGGAAATGGCCATCGTGCGCACCGACTCCGGCGGGCGGGTGCTGGACGAGTGGGTGTGCCGGTTCGACCCCGAAGGTCCGGTCGGCGCCACGCATATCCACGGCATCCGCGACGCCGACGTGATGGGTGCGCCGCGGTTCGCCCACGTGCTGCCCGAGATCAGCACCCGGCTCGCCGGAGCGGCGATCGCCGGGCACAACGTCACCTTCGACCTGGCCTTCCTGCGCACGGAGTACGCCCGCGCCGGCTGGGCGCTGCCGCACCTGCCCGCTGCCTGCACTCTCGAGCACAGCTGGGACCACCTGCCACACCTCAACCGCCGCCGCCTGGCCGACTGCTGCGATGCCGTCGGAATCTCGCTGCACCGCGCGCACTCCGCCCTTCACGACGCCCGCGCCACCGCGCGGCTACTCGCCAACTACCTCGACCCGACCTTCGGCCGGCCGCCGCGCCGCGAGCTGCTCGACCTCCCGCACCAAGGTTGGGCCGTGGCCTGGCCGACCGCGCCTGGCGGCGTGCGCCCGCCCGCCGCCGGTCTACCCATCCAGGCACAGCGCAAGATCGCGACGTGGGCCGCCGCGCCGCCCGCGCCGTCGCTGGTCACGCTGCTTGAGGACTTCCGCCTCGCCGACGCTCTCGACGAAGGTGCACCTGAGGGCTCGCTGGCCTACCTCGAGTTGCTGGCCGAGGTGCTCGAGGACGGTGTCCTCACCGACGACGAGCGGGCGGCACTGGTCGACGTGGCCTCCATCTACGACCTCGACGGCGACGCCGTCCACGCCGCCCACCGCGGCTTCCTGCTCGCGCTCGCACACCTCGCGCTCGACGACGGCAAGGTGAGCCGGGCAGAGAAGGCGGAACTGACCGCCACCGCGGAGATGATCGACGTGTCGGCGAAGCTGGTTACGGTCACCCTCGACGCCGCCGAGGCCGCGCGCCGCGAGCGGCTATCCGCAGGGCTGCGCCCGCTGCCTGCTGACTGGGCGCTCGGTGACCCGTTGCGGGTCGGCGACAAGGTCGCCTTCACCGGTTGCGAGTGGACGGTGCGGGAGCGACTGGAACTGCGCGCCGAGAAGCTCGGCGTGCGGGTGATGAACAACGTTTCGTCCCGCACGGCGCTCCTGGTCACCGACGGCAGCTTCTGCGGCGGAAAGGCCGACGAGGCCGCCGGTCATGGCACGCGCTGTATTCACCCCGACGAGTTCGCAGTCCTGCTCAAGCACCTGCAGCCGGCGGTCAAGAAGGCGCGGGCCCCGTTCCCGCGGCCGCGTACCGCGGGGAACACGACGGTCAGATCACCCGCTCCTCGACCTGCTGCAGCGGGCATCGCGCTGGAGACGCATGCGGCCATCTCCCCGGCGGCTGTGCGGGCCTGGGCCCGCGCGAACGGCCACGAGGTCGGTCAACGGGGCCGCCTGCCAGCGGAGCTGGTGGAGGCCTACCACCGCGCGCACGAGGCGACCGGCCAGGCCTGA